A stretch of the Chitinophagaceae bacterium genome encodes the following:
- the pdhA gene encoding pyruvate dehydrogenase (acetyl-transferring) E1 component subunit alpha translates to MDAVNAKFSKVTYLSWYELMLRIRRFEERSGQLYGMQKIRGFCHLYIGQEAIAAGTISALQAEDSIITAYRDHGLALAKGITANECMAELFGKATGCTKGKGGSMHFFSKEKKFFGGHGIVGAQIPLGAGIAFSEKYLGTKNVCACFFGDGAARQGALHETFNMAMLWKIPVIFICENNEYAMGTSVERSSNVVDISKMGLAYDMPSFQVDGMRCESVHEAIAEAAERGRRGDGPTLLEIKTYRYKGHSMSDPAKYRSKDEVEEYKQKDPLETTLATIYKNKYATESDIAAINERITEEVNESVKFAEESPYPDPSEIYSDNYMEADYPFLAD, encoded by the coding sequence ATGGATGCAGTAAACGCAAAATTTTCCAAAGTAACTTATCTCTCCTGGTATGAGCTTATGCTGCGCATTCGTCGTTTTGAAGAGCGTTCCGGTCAGTTATATGGGATGCAAAAGATCCGGGGGTTTTGTCATTTATACATCGGACAGGAAGCCATTGCAGCCGGTACTATTTCGGCTCTTCAGGCTGAAGATTCTATTATTACTGCCTATCGTGATCATGGCCTGGCTCTTGCCAAAGGCATTACTGCTAATGAATGTATGGCTGAATTGTTTGGAAAAGCAACAGGCTGCACTAAGGGTAAAGGTGGTTCCATGCATTTCTTTTCAAAAGAGAAAAAGTTCTTTGGCGGACATGGCATTGTTGGAGCCCAGATCCCACTCGGCGCAGGCATCGCCTTTTCAGAAAAATACCTTGGAACGAAGAATGTTTGTGCCTGTTTTTTTGGAGATGGCGCGGCACGTCAGGGAGCACTGCATGAAACTTTTAACATGGCCATGCTTTGGAAAATACCGGTCATCTTTATCTGTGAGAACAATGAGTATGCTATGGGCACTTCGGTGGAACGTTCGAGCAACGTAGTTGACATCAGCAAAATGGGATTGGCGTATGACATGCCTTCTTTTCAGGTTGATGGAATGCGTTGCGAATCTGTGCATGAAGCAATTGCAGAGGCGGCTGAAAGGGGGAGAAGAGGCGATGGTCCAACACTGCTCGAAATCAAGACTTACAGGTACAAAGGTCATTCAATGAGTGATCCTGCTAAATATCGGTCTAAGGATGAAGTGGAAGAATACAAACAAAAGGATCCGTTAGAAACAACGCTTGCCACCATTTATAAAAATAAATACGCGACTGAAAGTGACATCGCGGCCATCAATGAAAGAATTACTGAAGAGGTAAATGAGAGCGTAAAGTTTGCTGAGGAATCTCCGTATCCTGATCCATCCGAAATTTACAGCGATAATTATATGGAAGCAGATTATCCGTTTCTTGCCGACTGA
- a CDS encoding tetratricopeptide repeat protein produces the protein MAEEIKDQNLRLEDRLNNFEHWVNQNKTLLSYVAGGLFALVAAYLGFTKLYLEPKSTEATNQMFMAEKYFGQDSLERALNGDGNYLGFNQIMEDYKWTPAANLAHYYAGIIYLKQGKFEDAIDHLKDYSGKDKMVTSMSLGAMGDAYSELNKMDEAVDYYKKAAYNFENELTTPMFLKKAGMLLENQKKVSEAKKLYEEIKSKYPNTAEGRDMDKYIARAGGEQS, from the coding sequence ATGGCAGAAGAAATAAAGGACCAAAATCTGAGACTGGAAGACAGGCTGAATAATTTTGAGCATTGGGTGAACCAGAATAAGACATTGCTTAGTTACGTGGCCGGCGGATTGTTCGCTTTGGTGGCTGCGTACCTTGGTTTTACAAAATTATACCTTGAACCCAAAAGCACAGAAGCCACCAATCAGATGTTTATGGCTGAAAAATATTTCGGACAGGATTCGCTGGAACGTGCATTGAACGGAGATGGTAATTATCTCGGATTCAACCAGATTATGGAAGATTATAAATGGACACCGGCAGCTAACCTGGCTCATTATTATGCTGGTATTATTTATCTGAAGCAAGGGAAGTTTGAAGATGCTATCGATCATCTGAAAGATTATAGTGGTAAAGACAAAATGGTAACCAGCATGTCGTTGGGTGCTATGGGTGATGCATATTCTGAATTGAATAAAATGGACGAAGCTGTGGATTACTATAAAAAGGCAGCTTACAATTTTGAAAATGAACTTACTACTCCGATGTTTTTGAAGAAAGCAGGCATGCTGCTTGAAAATCAAAAGAAGGTTTCCGAAGCAAAAAAGTTATATGAAGAGATCAAATCCAAATACCCGAATACTGCTGAAGGAAGGGACATGGATAAATATATAGCAAGGGCTGGTGGGGAGCAGAGTTAG
- a CDS encoding DUF3179 domain-containing protein — MYKSRFACFLISFLIPVFISSCSSPQTGGDKVAADSANVSAIADSSLEHEYNFRELKTDFSKHAIPIDSIRDGGVSKNGIPAIDFPEFISVAEAKGFLTEPDYGILLQGKSETKFYPLNILDWHEVVNDVMEGVPVAVTFCPLCGSGIVYERVVEEDTLEFGVSGKLYESNLLMFDDVNESLWSQSMGEAVVGKFTGKKLKLVNSVLVSYEDVISDFPNARVLSPKTGFDRNYTQNPYADYMSTEELYFPVSNRSNQFPAKQMMYIVSTGNGTVAFDWISLLKKGAATVKSPDGIVSVTVKKNIPSATLNGEVVPAYFSYWFSWYTHFGNTGIVWGIK, encoded by the coding sequence TTGTATAAGTCACGTTTTGCCTGCTTCCTGATTTCCTTTTTAATTCCTGTATTTATTTCTTCTTGTTCATCTCCACAGACCGGAGGTGATAAAGTGGCCGCAGATTCTGCGAATGTTTCAGCAATTGCTGATTCTTCCCTGGAACATGAATATAATTTCAGGGAACTAAAAACCGATTTTTCAAAACATGCTATTCCGATAGATTCAATACGTGATGGTGGCGTTTCAAAGAATGGGATTCCCGCTATCGATTTTCCGGAATTTATCTCTGTTGCCGAAGCTAAAGGTTTTCTGACTGAACCGGATTATGGAATCTTGTTGCAGGGAAAATCAGAAACTAAATTTTATCCGTTGAACATTCTTGATTGGCATGAAGTGGTGAATGATGTGATGGAAGGTGTTCCTGTAGCTGTAACATTCTGTCCGTTATGCGGATCAGGAATAGTATATGAAAGAGTAGTGGAGGAAGATACCCTGGAGTTTGGTGTGAGTGGAAAATTATACGAGTCGAATTTATTAATGTTTGATGATGTGAATGAAAGTCTTTGGTCGCAGTCAATGGGCGAAGCAGTGGTTGGTAAATTCACCGGAAAGAAATTGAAGCTGGTAAATTCAGTGCTCGTATCGTATGAAGATGTTATCTCCGATTTTCCCAATGCCAGGGTTTTAAGTCCGAAGACAGGCTTCGACCGCAATTACACGCAGAATCCTTACGCAGATTATATGTCAACGGAAGAATTGTATTTCCCTGTCAGCAACAGGAGCAATCAGTTTCCGGCAAAGCAAATGATGTATATCGTGTCCACCGGAAATGGAACAGTTGCTTTTGACTGGATCAGTTTATTAAAGAAAGGTGCGGCAACAGTGAAGTCGCCTGACGGCATCGTTTCCGTTACCGTGAAAAAAAATATTCCTTCAGCCACCTTAAATGGAGAAGTCGTTCCTGCTTATTTTTCATATTGGTTTAGCTGGTACACTCACTTTGGAAATACCGGAATTGTATGGGGAATTAAATAA